The nucleotide sequence CGCCAGCTCGGAGCCACCTTCGGCATGCGCTTTAAGACCCTCAAGCCCGAGGGCGGCACGTCCAAGGTGAAGATCATCACTACCACGCCGGGCATCATCGATCCGGCCAAAAACGCCGTGGTCTTCACCACCGAGACCGTGGAGACCATCGCCACGGGCAAGGAGTACCACTGCACGTTCACCTTCCAGAAGGAATGGGAAATGGCCAGCGGCGACTGGACGCTGACGGCCATCGCCGAGGACGGCAGCCAGGTGAAAAAGACTTTCCAGGTCTTCAATCCCCAGCCCTAGGGCACGATTTTTCGCTTCCGCGAGCGCCCGGGACAAGGCTTGTCCCGGGCGCTTTTTATTTGCGCTCCTGTAACGGGACTTGCCAGAAATCTAAATATCGATATAGGGTAATTGGCATCGCCAACCCTCAACAGCAAAGGACGGTTACCATGAGCAATCCCTATGCTGGCACTATGACCATCGGGGGAGGGGCCACGCTGTCGTACATTTCCGTTGACGGCAAGAGCGTTGTCGTTTCGGCAACTGTCGGAGGGGTCTTGCAGGGAGCAGCGACGCTCGATGCTGCCAATGCCAGCGCGAAACTCTGCAACCAAGGCATGCCGGGGTCTGGGGTCCCCTCTGTCGAAGTGGCGTTTGCGTTAGCGGCGCAGGTGACGCTGAGTTGGACGTTAAGCTGGGCAGGGATGCCCAGCGGCTCGACAAGCAGCGGCATCTTGGCCGGTTGGCCCGTTTAACAACAACAGCGGGCGTCTTTTGGGGGGCAGTCTGGCGGCTGGGGGAAAAGCTGCTTCCGGTTTGCTGATCATGCTCCCGCACTACTGCCGCCACCCTGTCCGGGACATACCCCGAGCAGGGTGGCGGCGCGCGCTGGGACAGCGACGCAGCGGTCACACCCCACTCCGGCCGAGTAAAGCCCTGCCTTCGTTCCAAAGCAGCCGTAGCGACGCCCGCGTCTCATGCTGCCCCAGAATCGCTTGGGCACGCCTCCCCCGATCTTCATGCGACGCCTCCCGGCCGGCAGATGCGTACCGCCCAGGTGGCGTCCGAGGAAACCCACGGCCAACCCATTGCGCTTCAGGCCTGGGACCGTGCTGCGCCTGCATCCGGCCCAAGGCGAGACGGGCGGGCATCCTTTTGTGCAAATCTCGCCTTACCAACTAAAATCACTGAAGGAAAATTGAACACTATTTGTTCGTCCGCTGTTCGCTTCTTGTTCTTCAGCAATTCTTACGTTCCCTTTCGCTGTTCGCCTGCTGTTCGTTTATCGAGCTTTCGCTGTTCCTTGAGCGTTTCTTCGCCGTGCCTTGCTG is from Solidesulfovibrio magneticus RS-1 and encodes:
- a CDS encoding DUF3859 domain-containing protein; this encodes MKRLLVLLPLLCLLLASCSSTMNFFGFGGKEDKPQEPTIVMVDYGIYQNGALSLATTSVPRQLGATFGMRFKTLKPEGGTSKVKIITTTPGIIDPAKNAVVFTTETVETIATGKEYHCTFTFQKEWEMASGDWTLTAIAEDGSQVKKTFQVFNPQP